The nucleotide sequence CACCTCTTCGGTAACCAAATTCACAGCGAATTGCTTGTTTGCCAAAACATTGTTTAAAGTATCTTTATTTTTGTCGCCTGTACGAACCGTTGAAAACATAACGTGCGGCGGATCTTCGCCCACCACATTAAAAAAAGAAAAAGGCGCAAGATTGTTTACGCCGTTTTCATCAACAGTAGAAATCCAGCCAATTGGGCGCGGAATTACCAAACCTGTCAATAATTTATATAAAACACCGGAATTGGTATCTTTTACAGAAATTTGCATAAAATTATCGTTTATACAAATTAAACAAAAAATAATTGAAAAGTTTGTGTTTTTTAGATTGTAATTGAATTATTTTACAGTGTACGTATAGTGATTTCTTTTAGCGATATGAAAGTATCCCAATGCAAAATTTGATTGATTTGTCTGGTTTACGATATTTCCTTTTATGGTTCCCATTGGACTTGAAAACGGATTGCCGCTGTCGCTTGAAATTGACAATAATTTTGACAAATATTGATAGTATTGCTTACTGATGGAAGTTATGGAATGATTTAAATTATCGCCCGGTTTTAAATCTTCTTTATCAAAAAAATACATATCGTTCATGATGTTTCCGTTTGTAAATTGATCGTCTGCTACGCCTAAATAATCATCAACAGGATAGGTCATTTGTACCAGATAATAGTTTTCTTCGTTGGCATTATCCTGAAAATTAAAACTTATTTCGTAAGAATCGCCCATAATACCACCATCGTCTTTTTGATCTACATTTAAAATTTCTGGCGATGCTAATAGGGTAGAAGTCGCGGTATAGGTTTCGTTATTGTACATAACGGTTAACTCGTAATTTCCGCCAATTTCGGGTTGAAAAAGTTCGTTTGTAAAATCTCCGTTTCCAACATTTGTGAACTGATAAACCGTATTGCTGTCGGTATCTTTAATAGAAACATCGGCATTATTGACCGTTGGAAAAACACCCGAATAAAAATCGGTTGTGGTAGAAAGATGAATTTTGTTGTAATCGGTTTCGCCTACAAAAAGGTTTCCTTCAATAACCAAACGTTGTATGTTTTTATCAAAATCAAGCGTAATATCTTCTTCGCAGCTTACAAAAAGCAAACTGCAAACAGTAGCGAATATGTAAAGTAACTTTTTCATGTTAAAATTTAAAATTATAGGTAACACTTGGCACAATTCCAAAAATAGAAAGCTTGGTAGTTTCGGTCATGTTGTTAGAATCTTCAACCGATCTAAAACTAATCGACGCTGCGTTTTTACGGTTATACACGTTGTAAATTCCAAAAACCCATTCGCTTTGCCATTTGCGGTTTTCATTTTTAGTTGGCGTGTAGGTTGCCGAAATATCTAAATGGTGAAAAGCTGACATGCTGTAATTGTTGCGTTTGTTGTAATTGGGTACCTGTACACCTAAAAATTCATATTTTCCGTCAGGATAGGTTACAGGTCTTCCTGATTGCAGCGTGAAACTTGCACTGAAATTCCATTTTTTACTGAAATCATACGTAGCCACAATTGATAAATCGTGCAAACGATCGTGCGGAGTTCTATACCATTCGCCGTTGTTGATACCGCTTTCTTGTGGGGTTCTACCAGAAGTTTGCTGCATACTTTTTGCAATGGTGTAGGCAACCCAACCGGTTAATTTTCCTTCGTTTTTTCTGAATAAAAATTCCAAACCGTAAGCCTCGGTTTTTCCATTTAAAAGTACTTGTTCAATAGCGCGGTTTCCTATTAAATCGGCACCATCGATATAATCTAATCGATTTTTACCTAATTTAAAGTACGATTCAATTTCTAACGAATATTTATTGTCGTTTAAGTTTTGAAAATATCCAACAGCATACTGATCCACAATTTGCGGTTTTACATACGGTCCACTTGGTTCCCAAATATCTAACGGAGTTGCCGATGTGGTGTTTGAAATTAAATGAACATACTGTGCCATGCGGTTGTAGCTCATTTTTATCGAACGATCATCGGTTAGTTTCACCGAAACAGCCAGTCGTGGTTCAAAATTATCAAATTGACTTATGCTTTTATTTTTACCGTAATATTTTGTGCCGATCGGGACTGCTTTTTCATACGTATCGGTTTGCTGATTGTAAACCACCGGATTATTGTTTTCGTACAAATTGATGTTTTCTCCGCCCAAACGGTTAAACATGCTGTATCGCAAACCGTAATTTACCGATAAAAATGAATTAATTTCTTGTTCGGCTTCTATAAAAATTGCATTTTCCCAAGCGTATTTGTGCGGAATTTGGAACGAATTGATCTGTGAATCGGGTTTGTTAGGTTCCATTGTACCCGGATTGAAGTTATAGTACAAACTGCTGATGCCGTATTTTAAAGAAAGTCTATCGCTAATTTCGTGATTGATTTTATAATTGAAATCATAATTCTTAATGCCCGAATCCCAACTGAAACCCACAAAGTTTAATGTCAATCCGTAATAATAATCAGAATATCTTACCGAAGCTTCGCTGTTTATTTTTGATGAATATTTGCTGTTCCATGTTAAATTGGCAACGGTGTTTCCGAATTTATTATCAAAACTATCATTGAATTTAAAAATATCCCGTCCAAAATATCCGGTAAAGTACAACTGATTTTTATCGTTCATTAAATAACTCCATTTGGTATTTAAATCGTAAAAATAGGCTGAACTTTTAATATCGGTCAGTTTTAAAAATAAATGCGCATACGATGCACGACCTGCAAATAAATACGATAATTTATCTTTAATAACAGGACCTTCAACCATTAATCTGCTTGATAAAAGTCCAATTCCACCGGTTGCTTTAAAATCTTTATAATCACCTTCTTTCTGATTGATTTCTAAAACCGAAGAACCACGACCGCCGTATCGAGCCGGAATTCCGCCTTTGTACAGTTTGATATTGCTAACCGCATCGTTATTAAAAACCGAGAAAAATCCGTATAAGTGTGATGATCCATAAACCGAAGTTTGATCTAACAACAATAAATTTTGATCTGATCCACCACCGCGAACGTTAAAGCCCGATGTTCCTTCGCCCGAATTTACAACTCCCGGTAATAACAAAATAGTTTTTAAAATATCGGTTTCACCCAAAACCACCGGTGCTTTTTTAATTTCGGCAGCAGTAAGCTTGTTAACGCTCATTTCGGGTTTACGAATGTTGATTTTGTTCGATGTTGTAATAACGATTTCATCTAACTCGTTTGGTTCTGCATTAATTGATGTTAAATAAAACGTTCGTGTAGCCGCTTCTGTGTGATTAATTTCTTCGGTATAAGGTTCGTAACCCGTTTTTTCAATGGTTATAGTAAAAGTTGCAAAAGAAGTAGATGAAAAGAAATAGCCGTTTTCATCTGATTTTTGAGATACTACCGAGTTACTTTTTTTAATAGATGCACCTGCAATTGCAGCACCGGTTTGTTCATCGTAGATGTATCCTGCAAATAAATGGCGGTCTTGTGCGCGGCTTTGAATACCCCACAATGAAAGTGTAACAATTAAAAGAGTTTTTTTCATGAGTTTTTAAAATGTATGGAACTATAACGATAGCCATTTGGGTTGAACCAATTCTTTAGCTAAATGAGCCCAGCTGTATTCTTGATAATTATTTTTGTTCATCCACACAAATTTATCAATTTCATTTGCTATCACCGGTTCAAAAAAGTAGGGTAGATGTAACCAATAAACGTAACCATGTACCATTGTATTGTGTTCGTTTACGGCTTTTGTTTGGTGCGATCCTAAAAAAGTTAATTGATGAGGTTGAATTTCTAAACCAATTTCTTCTTTTGCTTCGCGAATTATGGTTTCGATATCTTGTTCGCCATTTTGAATTTTGCCACCGGTTAATTGATAGAATTCTGAATTTTTCTTACAAACCAAAAGCAGTTCTTTCTTTGGATTGATAATGGCAACCGATGCTATATGTAAGGTTTTCATGGTGATATAACTGATTTGACATCATAAAAAAACCGTCGGATTCACGACGGTTTTTAAATATGTAAATTGTAGAAATTATCCTAATTTAGAAATAATAGCATTTAACGTTGCAGACGGACGCATAGCTTTTGATGTTAAGTCAAAATCTGGTTGGTAATAACCTTTAATATCTTGTGCTTTACCTTGCGATCCTATCAATTCTTCGTTGATTTTAGCTTCGTTTGCTGTCATTTCTTGTGCAATTGGAGCGAATAAAGCTGCTAAATCTGCATCTTTTGTTTGTGCTGCCAAAGCTTCTGCCCAATACATTGCCAAGTAAAAATGAGAACCACGGTTGTCTATCGTTCCTAATTTTCTTCCCGGAGATTTATCTGTAGCCAAGAATTTTTCTGTAGCAACATCTAAAGCATCTGCTAAAACTAATGCTTTTGGATTGTTTTGTGTTTGCGATAAATGCTCTAACGAAGCACCCAATGCTAAAAATTCACCTAACGAATCCCAACGTAAATAACCTTCTTCAATAAATTGTTCGATGTGTTTTGGAGCCGATCCACCTGCACCGGTTTCAAACAACCCGCCACCGTTCATCAAAGGAACAATTGACAACATTTTAGCCGATGTACCAACTTCTAAAATAGGGAATAAATCGGTTAAGTAATCACGTAATACGTTTCCTGATACCGAAATAGTGTCTTCGCCTTTACGAATTCTGTCTAAAGAGAATTTACAAGCATCAACCGGAGCCAAAATACGGATATCTAATCCTGTGGTGTCAAAATCTGGTAAATATTTGTTTACTTTTTTAATGATTTCACGGTCGTGTGCACGGTTTTCATCTAACCAAAACACTGCCGGAGTTGCAGATAAGCGTGCACGGTTTACAGCCAACTTAACCCAGTCTTGAATTGGTGCGTCTTTTGTTTGACACATACGGAAAATATCACCAGCCTCAACTTGCTGCTCCATAAATACGTTTCCTTCTGCATCAACAATACGAATCGTTCCTTCTGCATCTGCTTGGAATGTTTTGTCGTGCGAACCGTATTCTTCTGCTTTTTGAGCCATTAATCCAACGTTAGGAACAGACCCCATTGTTTTTGGATCTAATGCACCGTTTGCTTTACAATCATCGATAACCGCAGTGTAAATTCCTGCATAAGATCTGTCTGGAATCAATGCAAAAGTATCTTGTTGTTTGCCTTCTTTGTTCCACATTTGACCCGATGTACGAATCATTGCCGGCATAGAAGCATCAACAATAACGTCAGAAGGTACGTGTAAATTGGTAATTCCTTTGTCGGAATTTACCATTGCCAAAGCCGGTCCGTTTGCAATTGCAGCATCAATAGCCGCTTTAACGTCAGCTTCTTGTGCGTTACCTGCAATTTTACTGTATAATTCGCCTAATCCGTTGTTTGGATTGATGTTTAATTCTTTAAATAAATCTGCGAATTTTGTAAAAACATCTTTAAAATATACTTGAACAATAGCTCCGAAAATAATAGGATCCGAAACTTTCATCATCGTAGCTTTTAAGTGTGCAGACAATAAAACGCCTGCTGCTTTAGCTTCTGCAATTACATCTGCCACGAAACCTTTAAGGGCGTTTAAGCTCATTACCGATGAATCAATAACTTCACCTGCTTTTAAAGACGATAAACCTTTTAATTCTTTTACTGAACCGTTGTTTGATACAAATTCGATTTTAAATTGAGAAGCGTTTTCAACAGTAACCGATTTTTCGGTACCGTAGAAATCTCCGCTTTCCATGTGCGCTACTTTTGTTTTAGAATCGGCAGACCAAGCACCCATTGAATGTGGGTTTGCTTTTGCATAATTCTTAACAGCTTTTGGTGCACGACGGTCAGAATTTCCTTCGCGAAGTACCGGATTTACAGCTGAACCCAATACTTTTGAATAAGATGCTTTTATTGCTTTTTCTTCATCGTTTGTTGGATATGAAGGATAATTTGGTACTGCATAACCATGAGCTTGTAGTTCTGCAATTGCAGCTGCTAACTGCGGAATTGAAGCAGAAATATTTGGTAATTTAATGATGTTTGCCTCAGGAGTTTTTGCTAATTCACCCAATTCTGCCAATGCATCACCGATTTTTTGATCTTCTTTTAAAAATTCAGGGAAATTTGCTAAAATTCTTCCCGCCAAGGAAATATCGCGTGTTTCCATTTCGATACCGGCCGGTGCAGTAAAAGCTTTAACAATAGGTAAAAATGAATAAGTTGCCAACATTGGCGCTTCATCTGTTAATGTGTAGATAATCTTAGATTTTGACATTATGATAAGATTTGTTTAAATCGAAATAAATTTTTGATTACAAATATAGTGAAAACACTTCTGTTTTTAAGTTTATTAACAAAAGAGATTTCATCTTTTAATGAAAACTTAATTTGTGTTTTTATGCATAGCCTTGTAATAAGCAGCCCGGCTTAACGGTTCGTATTCTTCGGTTTCACCCAATAGTACTAAATTGTCGTTTGCGGCTTTTCTAAAGCTGTAATTGGCTAAATTTCCGGTACGTGTACAAACAGCGTGTACTTTGGTAACATATTCGGCAGTAGCCATTAAAGCAGGCATTGGACCAAAAGGTTGTCCTTTAAAATCCATATCAAGTCCGGCAACAATTACACGAATACCTGCATTTGCCAAATCATTACAAACAGCAACAATTTCATCGTCGAAAAACTGTGCCTCGTCAATTCCTACCACATCACAGCCGTCTGCTAAAAGTCTGATATTTGCGGCGGCTGGTACAGGTGTAGATCGTATTTCGTTACCCTGATGCGACACCACATTGTCTTCGTCATAACGGGTGTCAACGGCAGGTTTAAAAATTTCCACGCGTTGTTTGGCAAACTGTGCACGGCGCAATCTGCGTATTAATTCTTCGGTTTTGCCCGAAAACATTGAACCGCAAATTACTTCGATCCATCCAAATTGTTCTTTATGATTTACAGGATTTTCAAGAAACATTTTAGCAATTATAAAATTGTTTAAAACAGTTTTTTCTGTTACTTTGTATTCTACAAATTTATCAAAATAAATTGGTTAAACTTAAAACCTTTAAATGTTATGAAAAAAATCATTGAATCCGATTTGATAAGCATTGCACACCGGATTTTAAAATTAAAAGATAAATCTGAAATAGCTTCTTTGTTGAAAGAAACTCAAGAATTACACAATAAACTGATTTTACTTCAGTTTTATGAAGACAATAAATACCGGTTAGATTCATCGATTACCGAAGAAAAATTGTTAGAAAAATCAAATTATACAGAAACAAAAGTTGAAGAATCTAAAGAAGACGATGTAGTTACTTTTGAAGAAGAATTAATCACGCCTATTGAATTAAATGTTACAGAAACAGCGACGATTAACGAAGCAATTGCAGAAGAAAACAATGAAGTTGATTTGGAAGAAAACACAGAAACGTTGATTGATGATACAGTAGAAAGCGAAACAGTACCGGAAACAGATACTGTTGAATTTACTCCGTCTATCGAGGAAACCCAAAAAACAGTTGAAGAAATAGACGAGGAAATCGAAGAAATTGAAGGGAAAGATCCTTTGGAAGACGCCAAAGAAGCGGTAGAACGTGCCACTATAGAAATTGATCCTGTTTTTTCATTGCCCCATACCGAATTGTTCAGTAAAGAAACAAACAAGGAAGAAGACTTTAAAGCACCGCAGCATTTCGTATCTACGCAATCGGTTGAAAAACCTGCCGAAAGTTATCGTCAGATTCCTTTAAACAAATCTATAAACGATGCTTTTGCTAACAAAATTTCGATTGGTTTGAACGACCGTATTGCTTTTGAAAAAAATCTGTTCAATGGTAACAGCGACGATTTAAACCGGGTAATTTCGCAATTAAATACTATTGAAAGTTACGAAGAAGCCAAGGATTTTATTGATGATCTGGTAAAACCCGAATTTAACAACTGGAACGGAAAAGAAGATTACGAAAACCGTTTTATGCAGTTGGTTGAAAAACGATTTTTGTAGTAAGTTTGAAATGCCACAGATGCACGGACGTAAGGTTTAAAGAAAAATATACATGAATAGTTTTCAAAAATACCCAAAACTTAGTTTGTTATTTATAATTAAGATGTTGTTAATTATAGCTTTTGGATTTTCTAATTATTATTTTCGAAGTGAAATAGATGATAAGATAGACGATATTATAAAAGTAAAAACTCAAGAAAAAAGTAATAATGAAATAGAGGTTCTTAAAAGTGAACTTGAGATCTATCAAATTCAAGAAGATATAGATTCGAATGTTGATTATTTAACATATACTCCTTTAGTGTTAATATTTTTACTTTACATTATTAAAGATAAAACATATAAAGAAAATAAAAGGCTTGATGAGTTAGAAGAAGAAGAACAAAACTAATTTTGTGAACTCTCTATTTTTTAACTCTAAACACGGATAAATAATCTGTGGTAAAAAAATAAAAAAAAACTCAAAAAATGAGTAAATTATACATTGTGCCAACACCCATTGGCAATTTAGAAGACATGACGTTTAGAGCTATTAAGGTTTTAAAAGAAGTCGATTTAATTTTGGCAGAAGATACCCGTACCAGCAGCAAATTGCTGAAACATTTTGAAATTGGTACGCAAATGCACAGCCACCACATGCACAACGAACACCAAACGGTGGAACATACGGTACAGAAATTAAAAAACGGACAAACAATAGCCTTGATTTCCGATGCCGGAACGCCCGCAATTTCCGATCCCGGATTTCTGTTAACGCGTGCTTGCGTAGAAAACGATATTCCTGTGGAATGCTTGCCGGGTGCAACCGCTTTTGTACCGGCGTTGGTAAACAGCGGCTTGCCTAACGATAAATTTGTGTTCGAAGGTTTTTTGCCTGATAAAAAAGGTCGTCAAACGCGTTTTTTGGCATTGGCAGAAGAAACCCGAACCATGATTTTGTATGTATCGCCACATAAACTGATAAAAACATTGGCGGAATTTGAAACCTATTTTGGTAAAGAACGCCTGGTTTCGGTGTCGCGCGAGTTGTCAAAACTGCACGAAGAAACCGTCCGCGGATCGGTAGAAGAAGTGTTGAAACATTTTGAAACCAAACCACCAAAAGGCGAAATAGTTGTAATTGTAGCAGGTAAACAAAAAGAAAAAAAGAATAAAAATGAGTAGTCATAAAATTACCACAACCTGGAAAGGAAATATGCAGTTTGAATCGACCAATCCTGGCGGTTCGTTAACTATTGATGCTGCCGAAGAAGTAGGCGGAACAAACAACGGACTGCGTCCAAAGGCGTTGATGTTGTCGGCTTTAGCCGGCTGTTCTGGATTGGATGTTGCTTCACTAATTAAAAAAATGCGTTTAGAAGTAACCGACTTTAACATTGAAACCGAAGGCTTTTTAACCGATACCGAACCGCAGGTTTACGACAAAGTTACGGTTACCTACCATTTTTACGGAAGTAATTTAAACGAAGAAAAACTAAACCGTGCCGTAGAACTTTCGGTTGAAAAATACTGCGGTGTTATGCACATGTTCCGCAGTTTTGCTGAGGTTAAGATTGATACGGTTTTTCATAAGGTTTAAATAAACAGAGGTGAAAATATTGATATAAATCCGTAGTGCATTATAAAATTTCCACAGATGCACAGATTTTTACGCATTACTCCTAGTAAATTACAAAAGTTATGCAACTTTTTGAATGCAACGCATTCAAAAATCTGTGAAAATTTAATTATTAGTAACTTTAAATCTATAAAATTATATCTGTGCATCTGTGGTAAAAAAATAAATAACTGAATATCATTGTTTTACTTTTTGTTAGATAATGCACTATAGGCTAAATTAATAAGCTTGTATCAAAACATCAGAAGGAATGTGCCATTTTTCGGTTAATTTGCGAATCATTTCCAAAGACAGCTTCCGCTTTTTATTTAAAATTTCACTTGCTCTGCTTTTTAATCCAATAACTTCTGCCAAATCATTTTGAGAATAGTTCAGTTGTTCCATTCTAAATTTTATGGCTTCAATAGGGTCGGGCAATTCAATAGCAAAATGTTTGTTTTCATATTCTTCTAATAAAATTCCTAAAATTTCCAATTCGTCGCCTTCATTTGTTCCTGGAAGAGCATCAAAAATTACTTCAAGTCGTTCTAATGCTTCAAAATAATCTTGTTCAGTTTTTATTGGTTTTAATTTCATAGTCGTTAAATTTTATTTGCATCAATTTTATCGTATTCGGCATGAGTTCCAATAAAACGAATCCACATCATTTGAAAATTGAAGTTAATTTTTACAATTAATCGATAGTTATTTCCTTTGATATTGAAACAAATTCTATTATCAGCCAAAATACTTGCGTTAGGATAATCACTTTTCAGCTCATTCAAATTTTTCCAACTTCCTTTGTCGGTTTCCTGATACCAAGATCTTAACTGTTGCTCACAATCTGAATGCTTTTCCCAAAAGTCACGTAATATTTTCTTGGCTATAACTCTCAATTTTTTTCTTTTTACAAAGATAATAAAAATTCCCAAAACGGGAAATATTTTATTTAATTCTAAATAATTTGATATTAAGTTTTTAAAACGACAAAATCTCATCTTGCGAA is from Flavobacterium dauae and encodes:
- a CDS encoding DUF4249 domain-containing protein; its protein translation is MKKLLYIFATVCSLLFVSCEEDITLDFDKNIQRLVIEGNLFVGETDYNKIHLSTTTDFYSGVFPTVNNADVSIKDTDSNTVYQFTNVGNGDFTNELFQPEIGGNYELTVMYNNETYTATSTLLASPEILNVDQKDDGGIMGDSYEISFNFQDNANEENYYLVQMTYPVDDYLGVADDQFTNGNIMNDMYFFDKEDLKPGDNLNHSITSISKQYYQYLSKLLSISSDSGNPFSSPMGTIKGNIVNQTNQSNFALGYFHIAKRNHYTYTVK
- a CDS encoding TonB-dependent receptor, whose protein sequence is MKKTLLIVTLSLWGIQSRAQDRHLFAGYIYDEQTGAAIAGASIKKSNSVVSQKSDENGYFFSSTSFATFTITIEKTGYEPYTEEINHTEAATRTFYLTSINAEPNELDEIVITTSNKINIRKPEMSVNKLTAAEIKKAPVVLGETDILKTILLLPGVVNSGEGTSGFNVRGGGSDQNLLLLDQTSVYGSSHLYGFFSVFNNDAVSNIKLYKGGIPARYGGRGSSVLEINQKEGDYKDFKATGGIGLLSSRLMVEGPVIKDKLSYLFAGRASYAHLFLKLTDIKSSAYFYDLNTKWSYLMNDKNQLYFTGYFGRDIFKFNDSFDNKFGNTVANLTWNSKYSSKINSEASVRYSDYYYGLTLNFVGFSWDSGIKNYDFNYKINHEISDRLSLKYGISSLYYNFNPGTMEPNKPDSQINSFQIPHKYAWENAIFIEAEQEINSFLSVNYGLRYSMFNRLGGENINLYENNNPVVYNQQTDTYEKAVPIGTKYYGKNKSISQFDNFEPRLAVSVKLTDDRSIKMSYNRMAQYVHLISNTTSATPLDIWEPSGPYVKPQIVDQYAVGYFQNLNDNKYSLEIESYFKLGKNRLDYIDGADLIGNRAIEQVLLNGKTEAYGLEFLFRKNEGKLTGWVAYTIAKSMQQTSGRTPQESGINNGEWYRTPHDRLHDLSIVATYDFSKKWNFSASFTLQSGRPVTYPDGKYEFLGVQVPNYNKRNNYSMSAFHHLDISATYTPTKNENRKWQSEWVFGIYNVYNRKNAASISFRSVEDSNNMTETTKLSIFGIVPSVTYNFKF
- a CDS encoding NUDIX hydrolase, producing the protein MKTLHIASVAIINPKKELLLVCKKNSEFYQLTGGKIQNGEQDIETIIREAKEEIGLEIQPHQLTFLGSHQTKAVNEHNTMVHGYVYWLHLPYFFEPVIANEIDKFVWMNKNNYQEYSWAHLAKELVQPKWLSL
- a CDS encoding NADP-dependent isocitrate dehydrogenase, giving the protein MMSKSKIIYTLTDEAPMLATYSFLPIVKAFTAPAGIEMETRDISLAGRILANFPEFLKEDQKIGDALAELGELAKTPEANIIKLPNISASIPQLAAAIAELQAHGYAVPNYPSYPTNDEEKAIKASYSKVLGSAVNPVLREGNSDRRAPKAVKNYAKANPHSMGAWSADSKTKVAHMESGDFYGTEKSVTVENASQFKIEFVSNNGSVKELKGLSSLKAGEVIDSSVMSLNALKGFVADVIAEAKAAGVLLSAHLKATMMKVSDPIIFGAIVQVYFKDVFTKFADLFKELNINPNNGLGELYSKIAGNAQEADVKAAIDAAIANGPALAMVNSDKGITNLHVPSDVIVDASMPAMIRTSGQMWNKEGKQQDTFALIPDRSYAGIYTAVIDDCKANGALDPKTMGSVPNVGLMAQKAEEYGSHDKTFQADAEGTIRIVDAEGNVFMEQQVEAGDIFRMCQTKDAPIQDWVKLAVNRARLSATPAVFWLDENRAHDREIIKKVNKYLPDFDTTGLDIRILAPVDACKFSLDRIRKGEDTISVSGNVLRDYLTDLFPILEVGTSAKMLSIVPLMNGGGLFETGAGGSAPKHIEQFIEEGYLRWDSLGEFLALGASLEHLSQTQNNPKALVLADALDVATEKFLATDKSPGRKLGTIDNRGSHFYLAMYWAEALAAQTKDADLAALFAPIAQEMTANEAKINEELIGSQGKAQDIKGYYQPDFDLTSKAMRPSATLNAIISKLG
- a CDS encoding thymidine kinase; the encoded protein is MFLENPVNHKEQFGWIEVICGSMFSGKTEELIRRLRRAQFAKQRVEIFKPAVDTRYDEDNVVSHQGNEIRSTPVPAAANIRLLADGCDVVGIDEAQFFDDEIVAVCNDLANAGIRVIVAGLDMDFKGQPFGPMPALMATAEYVTKVHAVCTRTGNLANYSFRKAANDNLVLLGETEEYEPLSRAAYYKAMHKNTN
- the rsmI gene encoding 16S rRNA (cytidine(1402)-2'-O)-methyltransferase, yielding MSKLYIVPTPIGNLEDMTFRAIKVLKEVDLILAEDTRTSSKLLKHFEIGTQMHSHHMHNEHQTVEHTVQKLKNGQTIALISDAGTPAISDPGFLLTRACVENDIPVECLPGATAFVPALVNSGLPNDKFVFEGFLPDKKGRQTRFLALAEETRTMILYVSPHKLIKTLAEFETYFGKERLVSVSRELSKLHEETVRGSVEEVLKHFETKPPKGEIVVIVAGKQKEKKNKNE
- a CDS encoding OsmC family protein, with protein sequence MSSHKITTTWKGNMQFESTNPGGSLTIDAAEEVGGTNNGLRPKALMLSALAGCSGLDVASLIKKMRLEVTDFNIETEGFLTDTEPQVYDKVTVTYHFYGSNLNEEKLNRAVELSVEKYCGVMHMFRSFAEVKIDTVFHKV
- a CDS encoding helix-turn-helix domain-containing protein produces the protein MKLKPIKTEQDYFEALERLEVIFDALPGTNEGDELEILGILLEEYENKHFAIELPDPIEAIKFRMEQLNYSQNDLAEVIGLKSRASEILNKKRKLSLEMIRKLTEKWHIPSDVLIQAY
- a CDS encoding type II toxin-antitoxin system HigB family toxin, with translation MRVIAKKILRDFWEKHSDCEQQLRSWYQETDKGSWKNLNELKSDYPNASILADNRICFNIKGNNYRLIVKINFNFQMMWIRFIGTHAEYDKIDANKI